The DNA window TCTTTTGTAACTCCAAGAAAATCAAGAAAGTTAACGCTAAAATAAATCAGCCCTGGCGGAAAAATCCGTCAATCCGGAATCCGGAACACAATCCGGAAAAACATTGACAATCGCGGGATTCCTGGTAAGGCTTTTTTGATTTTTAATCAATGAAGACCGGGATAACTAAAAACATCTTGTTTTCCGTTTTTTTACACGGGATGGCCTTGGCCTGTTGTTTTGCCTTGCCCGCGCAAAAACTTGTTCCGCTGTTCTGCGCCGGTGACTCGGCGCTTACCCTGACTTCGCTTTCCGTTTACCGGCCGGGCGCGGCCGCGCCGGACACCGCGCCGGCTTTGCGCGAGCCGCCCCGCGCACCCCCCCTCATCGTCCCGGAAAAAGCCGCGCCGGAGATTGAAGAGCAGGAGGAAGATGAACCCCGCAATCTTACCATTGAAAAGCCGCGCAAAACGCCGGCCGAGAAACAGCCGGCCGCCGCGCCGCCAAGCAATGTAAAGGAG is part of the Kiritimatiellia bacterium genome and encodes:
- a CDS encoding TonB family protein, giving the protein MKTGITKNILFSVFLHGMALACCFALPAQKLVPLFCAGDSALTLTSLSVYRPGAAAPDTAPALREPPRAPPLIVPEKAAPEIEEQEEDEPRNLTIEKPRKTPAEKQPAAAPPSNVKEPRRRFEGEKPALFLNGDTRLKGIAGGLPADSGIRPYYPLGARLRGEEGIVKVEVQVDSEGGVLNCAVITSSGFPALDDAALSSVKKAHFVTARGEAPAENTRTVLTFRFDLTD